Proteins from a genomic interval of Pseudoruegeria sp. SHC-113:
- a CDS encoding saccharopine dehydrogenase family protein has product MGKTLVVGAGGVSHAAVHKMAMNSDIFTEITLASRTKSKCDAIAKSVKERTGVEIATAALDAYDVAATVALIKETGAELLVNLALPYQDLVLMDACLEAGCNYLDTANYEPEDEAKFEYHWQWAYQDRFKEAGLTAILGSGFDPGVTSVFATWLKKHKLATIRQIDVLDANGGSNDQEFATNFNPEINLREVLSEARHWENGAWIGTPAMTHKVEFDFPGIGPKNMYLMYHEELESLSTHFPEIERARFWMTFGDAYIMHAKVLQNVGMTRIDPVMHDGKEIIPIQFLKTLLPDPGDLGAETKGKACIGDIATGQAKDGSGEKTYYIYNICDHEECYREVGSQAVSYTTGVPAMIGAAQVLKGNWVAPGVWNMEQLDPDDFMDMLNTQGLPWQVHELDGPVSF; this is encoded by the coding sequence ATGGGCAAGACATTGGTCGTTGGGGCAGGGGGCGTCTCCCATGCTGCCGTGCACAAGATGGCGATGAACAGCGATATCTTTACCGAGATCACGCTGGCCAGCCGCACCAAGAGCAAATGCGACGCGATTGCCAAATCGGTGAAGGAGCGCACCGGCGTGGAGATCGCGACAGCGGCGCTGGATGCCTATGACGTGGCCGCCACCGTGGCCCTGATCAAGGAAACCGGGGCGGAGCTTTTGGTGAACCTCGCGCTGCCCTATCAGGATCTGGTGCTGATGGATGCCTGCCTTGAGGCGGGCTGCAACTACCTTGATACGGCCAACTACGAGCCCGAGGATGAGGCCAAGTTCGAATACCACTGGCAATGGGCCTATCAGGACCGCTTCAAGGAAGCCGGGCTCACCGCGATCCTCGGCTCGGGCTTTGATCCGGGCGTGACGAGCGTGTTCGCGACATGGCTCAAGAAGCACAAGCTCGCCACCATCCGCCAGATCGACGTGCTGGACGCCAATGGCGGCAGCAACGATCAGGAGTTCGCCACCAACTTCAACCCCGAGATCAACCTGCGCGAAGTTCTTTCTGAGGCGCGGCATTGGGAGAACGGGGCATGGATCGGCACCCCGGCGATGACCCATAAGGTGGAGTTCGATTTCCCCGGCATCGGGCCCAAGAACATGTACCTGATGTATCACGAGGAACTGGAGAGCCTCTCCACCCACTTTCCCGAGATCGAGCGCGCGCGCTTCTGGATGACCTTCGGCGACGCCTACATCATGCACGCCAAGGTGCTGCAGAACGTCGGCATGACGCGGATCGATCCGGTGATGCATGACGGCAAGGAGATCATCCCGATCCAGTTCCTGAAAACCCTGCTGCCCGATCCCGGCGATCTGGGCGCCGAAACCAAGGGCAAGGCCTGCATCGGCGACATCGCCACGGGGCAGGCCAAGGATGGCTCGGGCGAGAAGACCTATTACATCTACAACATCTGCGACCACGAGGAATGCTACCGGGAAGTCGGCAGTCAGGCCGTGTCCTACACCACGGGAGTGCCGGCGATGATCGGCGCGGCGCAGGTGCTGAAGGGCAATTGGGTCGCGCCGGGTGTCTGGAACATGGAGCAGCTCGATCCGGATGACTTCATGGACATGCTCAACACCCAAGGCCTGCCATGGCAGGTGCACGAGCTGGACGGGCCGGTTTCGTTCTAA
- the speA gene encoding biosynthetic arginine decarboxylase, translating into MGKKTDFASEIYGLDRWGHGLISVTAEGEIALTNPLQENAPQISLPGIVHDLEARGIQAPLVLRVTAFLEAEIKRINEGFRNSIARSGYRGSYRGVFPIKVNQQAQVVDRIVEFGRPYAYGLEAGSKPELVIALAHQLAEDALIVCNGVKDAEFIRLAILSRKLGFNTVIVLESAKELDTVIDVVRELGEEPLLGVRVKLTHRIGGNWAESSGDRSSFGMNTDQLMQVVDKLKDEGLLHCLKLQHSHLGSQVPDVNDVRRAVNEACRYFTELTGEGAELTHLDLGGGLGVDYTGEKIASENSVNYSVEEYCTNVVETVAYALDEAGVEHPTLVTESGRAVVATSSMLIFNVLEATHYDAPSAEEPQPDDHHLIVDLAAVKTYLTPERLQECLNDSTFYRDELRAMFRRGYITLRQMARAERIYLELMARIKVLAPKIETTHEIEAQLEKLADIYHCNFSLFQSLPDVWAIDQLHPIIPLQDLNMEPDRRVVLSDITCDSDGKIDRFILADGISPSLPVHSLPEDRPYYLGVFFVGAYQETLGDLHNLFGDTNVATIELREDGGFDLLHEQEGDTIAEVMSYVEYDPKDCIAAFRKMVDGATSAKKLDASERKALMAAYRESIEGYTYYE; encoded by the coding sequence TTGGGTAAAAAGACCGATTTCGCCAGCGAGATCTACGGGCTTGATCGTTGGGGCCATGGGCTGATCAGCGTGACAGCAGAGGGCGAAATCGCGCTCACCAACCCGCTGCAGGAGAACGCGCCGCAGATCAGCCTGCCGGGGATCGTTCACGATCTTGAGGCGCGCGGCATTCAGGCGCCGCTGGTGCTGCGGGTGACGGCCTTTCTGGAAGCCGAGATCAAGCGCATCAACGAGGGGTTTCGCAACTCTATCGCGCGGTCTGGCTATCGCGGCAGCTACCGGGGTGTCTTTCCGATCAAGGTGAACCAGCAGGCGCAGGTGGTGGACCGGATCGTCGAATTTGGCCGCCCCTATGCCTACGGGCTTGAGGCGGGCTCCAAGCCAGAGCTGGTGATCGCGCTGGCCCATCAGCTGGCCGAGGATGCGCTGATCGTCTGCAACGGCGTGAAGGATGCGGAGTTCATCCGGCTGGCGATCCTGTCGCGCAAGCTGGGGTTCAACACGGTGATCGTGCTGGAGAGCGCGAAGGAGCTCGATACCGTGATCGATGTGGTGCGCGAGCTGGGCGAGGAGCCTCTGCTGGGCGTGCGCGTGAAGCTCACCCACCGGATCGGCGGCAACTGGGCGGAAAGCTCGGGCGATCGTTCGAGCTTCGGCATGAACACCGATCAGCTGATGCAGGTTGTGGACAAGCTGAAGGACGAAGGCCTTCTGCATTGCCTCAAGCTTCAGCACAGCCACCTCGGCTCGCAGGTGCCGGATGTGAACGACGTCCGCCGCGCCGTGAACGAGGCCTGCCGCTATTTCACCGAGCTGACGGGCGAGGGCGCGGAGCTGACCCATCTGGATCTCGGTGGCGGCCTTGGCGTGGATTACACCGGCGAGAAGATCGCCAGCGAAAACAGCGTGAACTACTCGGTGGAGGAATACTGCACCAACGTAGTGGAAACCGTTGCCTATGCGCTGGATGAGGCCGGGGTGGAGCACCCGACGCTGGTGACCGAAAGCGGCCGCGCAGTGGTTGCCACTTCCTCGATGCTGATCTTCAACGTGCTGGAGGCCACCCATTACGATGCGCCTTCGGCAGAGGAGCCGCAGCCCGACGATCACCACCTGATCGTCGATCTGGCCGCCGTGAAAACCTATCTCACGCCGGAGCGCTTGCAGGAGTGCCTGAACGACAGCACCTTCTACCGCGACGAGCTGCGCGCCATGTTCCGGCGCGGCTATATTACCCTGCGCCAGATGGCGCGGGCGGAGCGGATCTATCTGGAACTGATGGCCCGCATCAAGGTGCTCGCGCCCAAGATCGAAACGACCCACGAGATCGAGGCGCAGCTGGAAAAGCTCGCCGACATCTACCACTGCAACTTCTCGCTGTTCCAGTCGCTGCCCGATGTCTGGGCGATCGACCAGCTGCACCCGATCATCCCGCTGCAGGATCTGAACATGGAGCCGGACCGCCGCGTGGTGCTGTCGGACATCACCTGCGATTCCGACGGCAAGATTGATCGCTTCATCCTCGCCGACGGCATTTCGCCCTCGCTCCCTGTCCACAGCCTGCCGGAGGATCGCCCCTATTACCTCGGCGTTTTCTTCGTGGGCGCCTATCAGGAAACGCTGGGCGATCTGCACAACCTCTTTGGCGACACCAACGTGGCCACCATCGAGCTGCGCGAAGACGGCGGGTTTGATCTGCTGCACGAGCAGGAGGGCGACACCATCGCCGAGGTGATGTCTTACGTGGAATACGACCCGAAGGATTGCATCGCCGCCTTCCGCAAGATGGTGGATGGCGCGACCTCGGCCAAGAAGCTCGATGCCAGCGAACGCAAGGCGCTGATGGCAGCCTACCGTGAGAGCATCGAAGGCTACACCTACTACGAATGA
- a CDS encoding TetR/AcrR family transcriptional regulator yields MTEIQLPKTKRGRARREQILRAAEKVFGRLGFTDASISDITTEAQTAQGTLYIYFSGKEEIFSQLVAEMGDLTRERIAQAVAGSPSRLEAEKRGLEAFLQFVAERPELYRVVEEARFVDPQAYHDYFSRFAQAYQDQLEAAEADGEIRAGNAEVRAWALMGMAKTLGERYVLWDPKADVRAVVEDAFDLIENGLRK; encoded by the coding sequence ATGACCGAGATCCAGCTCCCCAAAACCAAGCGCGGACGGGCGCGGCGCGAACAGATCCTGCGGGCTGCCGAAAAGGTCTTTGGCCGCCTCGGCTTCACCGATGCCTCGATCTCCGACATCACCACCGAGGCGCAGACGGCGCAGGGCACACTCTACATCTACTTCTCCGGCAAGGAAGAGATCTTTTCCCAGCTCGTGGCCGAGATGGGCGATCTGACCCGCGAACGCATCGCGCAGGCGGTGGCCGGCAGCCCCTCCCGGCTTGAGGCCGAAAAACGCGGGCTTGAGGCCTTCCTGCAGTTCGTCGCCGAGCGGCCCGAGTTGTACCGTGTGGTGGAGGAAGCCCGTTTTGTCGATCCGCAGGCCTATCACGATTACTTCTCCCGCTTCGCGCAGGCCTATCAGGATCAGCTTGAAGCCGCCGAGGCCGATGGCGAGATCCGCGCAGGCAATGCCGAGGTCCGGGCCTGGGCGCTGATGGGCATGGCCAAGACATTGGGAGAGCGCTACGTGCTCTGGGATCCCAAGGCCGATGTGCGCGCCGTGGTGGAAGATGCGTTCGACCTGATCGAAAACGGGCTGCGCAAATGA
- a CDS encoding enoyl-CoA hydratase/isomerase family protein, producing the protein MSCSAPLVTFELLKQEGGAPFGVVSLNAPASHNRLTPALLADFNAALDRAETAGAAVLLIRAEGAQFCTGGDVSLFLAAARENRAETFADTLVGALHALLLRLIAFPGPVITCAQGAITGGGAGLLFAADVTLLSEDAFLQPYYGTVGFAPDGGWTALLPGRIGAQAAGQWLLQDRRVTAHEAAQLGLSSAPCAAETLSNAGYALARSLSQPARLHTARATKALLWTEAAQAAAKAGLAAEQAAFREAIARPHTRAAMEAFCSQRQTADV; encoded by the coding sequence ATGAGCTGCAGCGCGCCCCTTGTGACTTTTGAGCTTCTAAAGCAGGAAGGTGGCGCGCCCTTTGGCGTGGTCAGCCTGAACGCACCCGCAAGCCACAACCGGCTCACGCCCGCCCTTCTGGCGGATTTCAACGCCGCGCTTGATAGGGCCGAAACCGCAGGCGCAGCGGTGCTCTTGATCCGCGCGGAAGGGGCGCAATTCTGCACCGGCGGCGATGTCTCCCTGTTTCTCGCCGCCGCGCGGGAAAACCGCGCCGAGACCTTTGCCGACACGCTTGTGGGCGCGCTGCACGCCCTGCTGCTGCGCCTCATCGCCTTCCCCGGCCCCGTGATCACCTGCGCTCAAGGCGCGATCACCGGCGGCGGCGCAGGGCTGCTCTTTGCCGCCGACGTGACCCTGCTCTCCGAGGACGCCTTCCTGCAGCCCTACTACGGCACGGTCGGCTTCGCGCCCGACGGGGGCTGGACGGCCCTGCTGCCCGGCCGCATCGGCGCGCAGGCTGCGGGCCAATGGCTGCTGCAGGACAGGCGCGTCACCGCCCATGAGGCCGCGCAGCTTGGCCTCAGCAGCGCGCCCTGTGCCGCCGAAACCCTTTCTAATGCCGGGTACGCCCTGGCGCGGAGCCTCAGCCAGCCAGCCCGCCTGCACACGGCCCGTGCCACCAAAGCCCTACTCTGGACAGAAGCCGCGCAAGCCGCCGCGAAGGCCGGCCTCGCCGCTGAGCAGGCCGCCTTCCGCGAAGCCATCGCCCGCCCGCACACCCGCGCCGCGATGGAGGCCTTCTGCAGCCAGAGGCAGACCGCCGATGTTTGA
- a CDS encoding class I adenylate-forming enzyme family protein, protein MFDTIPDMAAKRAELSPEATAFIDMGTGRQWSFAQIEAEVGRIAAGLVTELGLAPGDRLGVLCHNRAEFFILLMACQRAGVILAPLNWRQPPAELAPVAQQIGLRHLLHDAPCAATAESLAATLGLQTVAFDGPAYAALRSHPPLPPRMVDATKPWYLLFTSGTTGTPKAVIQTARMCWANTVNIGQAIGLTGADTSVNFLPLFHTAGINLYTMPLFLSGGRSHIFPKFEPADLLALLAQGEITQFFGVPAIFQAFSLSADMAQVDWSALRMGCGGAPLPEPLIQVFAERGCLICNGFGMTETGPTAFLMDAASAARKIGSVGKAQMLTEVRLDGVAQGETGAGEVQMRGPAITPGYFENAEATQAAFTPDGWLKSGDIAQRDREGYYAIVDRIKDMFISGGENVYPAEVERVLNHHPDVLEAAVIGVPDAQWGEVGAAYLIPRAGRTPDLAALPGWCRERLAAYKIPKSFTLVEDLPRTAAGKVRKPDLKDLHKCPNP, encoded by the coding sequence ATGTTTGACACCATCCCCGACATGGCCGCCAAACGCGCCGAGCTTAGCCCAGAGGCAACCGCGTTTATCGACATGGGCACCGGCAGGCAGTGGAGTTTCGCGCAGATCGAGGCCGAAGTGGGCCGGATCGCCGCCGGGCTCGTGACAGAGCTTGGCCTTGCCCCCGGAGATCGCCTTGGCGTGCTCTGCCACAACCGAGCCGAGTTTTTCATCCTGCTGATGGCCTGCCAGCGCGCGGGCGTGATCCTTGCGCCGCTGAACTGGCGTCAGCCCCCGGCAGAGCTCGCGCCCGTGGCACAGCAGATCGGCCTGCGCCACCTGCTGCATGATGCCCCCTGCGCCGCCACCGCCGAAAGCCTCGCCGCCACGCTTGGCTTGCAAACCGTCGCTTTCGACGGCCCCGCCTATGCCGCCCTTCGCAGCCATCCGCCCCTGCCGCCGCGCATGGTGGACGCCACCAAGCCCTGGTATCTGCTTTTCACCTCCGGCACCACCGGCACGCCCAAAGCCGTGATCCAGACGGCGCGGATGTGCTGGGCCAATACAGTCAACATCGGGCAGGCCATCGGGCTGACAGGCGCGGACACTTCGGTGAATTTCCTGCCGCTCTTTCACACCGCCGGGATCAACCTCTACACGATGCCCCTGTTCCTGTCGGGCGGGCGCAGCCACATCTTCCCCAAGTTCGAACCGGCCGACCTGCTGGCGCTGCTGGCCCAAGGCGAGATCACCCAGTTCTTCGGCGTGCCCGCGATCTTTCAGGCCTTCTCGCTCTCGGCGGATATGGCGCAGGTGGATTGGTCCGCCCTGCGCATGGGCTGCGGCGGCGCCCCCCTGCCCGAGCCGCTGATCCAGGTCTTCGCCGAGCGCGGCTGCCTGATCTGCAACGGCTTCGGCATGACGGAAACCGGCCCCACCGCCTTCCTGATGGACGCCGCCAGCGCTGCGCGCAAGATCGGCTCCGTCGGCAAGGCGCAGATGCTCACCGAGGTGCGGCTTGATGGCGTCGCCCAAGGCGAAACAGGCGCGGGCGAAGTGCAGATGCGCGGCCCAGCGATCACGCCCGGCTATTTTGAGAACGCTGAAGCCACGCAAGCCGCTTTCACCCCAGATGGCTGGCTCAAATCCGGCGACATCGCGCAGCGAGATCGTGAGGGCTATTACGCCATCGTGGACCGCATCAAGGACATGTTCATCTCCGGCGGCGAGAACGTCTACCCGGCAGAAGTGGAGCGCGTGCTGAACCACCACCCCGACGTGCTGGAGGCCGCCGTGATCGGCGTGCCGGATGCACAGTGGGGCGAGGTTGGCGCAGCGTACCTGATCCCGCGCGCAGGCCGCACACCGGATCTGGCCGCCCTGCCCGGCTGGTGCCGCGAACGGCTCGCCGCCTACAAGATCCCGAAAAGCTTCACCCTTGTCGAAGATCTCCCCCGCACCGCCGCCGGCAAGGTCCGCAAACCCGATCTGAAGGATCTGCACAAATGCCCGAACCCCTGA
- a CDS encoding MaoC/PaaZ C-terminal domain-containing protein: MPEPLTLRWVPSQADFDAFARISGDDNPIHMDPGFSARTRFGRTVSHGMLIYSKFWGLLRNAHPQARQFSQSMMFPNPSFTEEPLVLDITFPAATSARFRATREATGEEVFLGEAEVAL, translated from the coding sequence ATGCCCGAACCCCTGACCCTGCGCTGGGTGCCCAGCCAGGCCGATTTCGACGCCTTCGCCCGCATTTCCGGCGATGATAACCCGATCCACATGGACCCGGGTTTCTCCGCCCGGACCCGCTTCGGGCGCACCGTTTCTCACGGGATGCTGATCTACAGCAAGTTCTGGGGCCTGCTGCGCAACGCCCATCCGCAGGCGCGGCAGTTCTCCCAAAGCATGATGTTTCCCAACCCTTCCTTCACCGAAGAGCCGCTCGTGCTGGACATCACCTTTCCCGCCGCCACCTCCGCCCGCTTCCGCGCCACGCGGGAAGCCACGGGCGAAGAGGTCTTCCTTGGCGAAGCGGAGGTCGCGCTGTGA
- a CDS encoding phosphate acetyltransferase: MKTGDIAEQSRRFTAQDMVDFATLAGLNTAPDHVPEPLIAALFSHLLGVELPGPGTNYLKQDIRYLSAAPLESTVTARVEITRLRPEKHLVDLWATARSEDGTLIAEGRALVLAKDTGRL, translated from the coding sequence GTGAAAACTGGAGATATCGCCGAACAAAGCCGCCGCTTCACCGCGCAGGACATGGTAGATTTCGCCACGCTTGCAGGTTTGAACACGGCCCCGGATCACGTGCCCGAACCGCTGATCGCAGCGCTGTTTTCCCACCTGCTGGGAGTCGAACTTCCCGGCCCCGGCACGAACTACCTGAAGCAGGACATCCGCTACCTTTCAGCGGCCCCACTTGAGTCCACCGTCACCGCACGGGTGGAAATCACCCGCCTGCGCCCGGAAAAACACCTCGTTGATCTTTGGGCCACGGCCCGTAGCGAAGATGGCACCCTCATTGCCGAAGGCCGCGCCCTCGTGCTCGCAAAAGACACCGGAAGACTTTAG
- a CDS encoding alpha/beta fold hydrolase has product MSLPTLLCLHGWTMDGSLFADLARRLEGRAQVLAPDLPGHGGCDPQYAATLEGCSAFIKAQLEEIQGPVVLLGWSMGAAATWRYLQDHGQARVAGLITVDMSPRITCTPDWPLGLKGQSEARIAAATARFAADWHASAPVLAKGMFAEGRNLRDVPCASELIAKIRAQDPQKMVQMWRSLIEMDARPLIPSLTLPWSLFAGVRSRVYPLAVADWLKSQAPQATPEVFEASGHSPLLEEPEAFAQSVAAFLARIG; this is encoded by the coding sequence GTGAGCCTGCCCACGCTCCTCTGCCTGCACGGCTGGACGATGGACGGCAGCCTCTTCGCCGATCTCGCGCGCCGCCTTGAAGGGCGCGCGCAGGTGCTGGCGCCGGATCTGCCGGGGCACGGGGGGTGTGATCCGCAATACGCTGCCACGCTCGAAGGCTGCAGTGCATTCATCAAGGCGCAGCTGGAAGAGATCCAGGGGCCGGTCGTCCTGCTCGGCTGGTCCATGGGCGCGGCGGCGACGTGGCGTTACCTGCAGGATCATGGTCAGGCCCGCGTGGCCGGGCTGATCACGGTGGACATGAGCCCGCGCATCACCTGCACGCCGGACTGGCCGCTGGGCCTCAAAGGCCAGTCTGAGGCGCGCATCGCAGCCGCCACAGCCCGCTTCGCGGCGGATTGGCACGCCAGCGCCCCGGTGCTGGCCAAGGGCATGTTCGCAGAGGGGCGCAACCTGCGCGACGTGCCTTGTGCCTCCGAACTGATCGCCAAGATCCGTGCGCAGGACCCGCAAAAAATGGTGCAGATGTGGCGCTCGCTCATCGAAATGGACGCGCGCCCGCTCATCCCCAGCCTCACCTTGCCCTGGAGCCTTTTTGCCGGGGTGCGCAGCCGCGTCTACCCGCTGGCTGTTGCCGATTGGCTCAAGTCCCAAGCCCCGCAAGCCACGCCGGAGGTCTTCGAAGCCTCTGGTCATTCGCCCCTTCTGGAAGAGCCTGAGGCTTTTGCGCAATCCGTGGCGGCCTTCCTGGCCCGGATCGGGTAG
- a CDS encoding branched-chain amino acid ABC transporter permease: MLIKLISGDRPRSPVLALVLLAILIGLAFAPFLFPGTRSLDTAARICIFIVLVASYDLLLGYAGIVSFAHTMFFGMGAYGVALASLHMGRGFDALLVGTLSGALVAAFFALLIGLFSLRVRAIFFAMITLAVASAVAVLVSQLSGLTGGEDGLNYKIPRALTSAQKYMDEKLFGVTINGKIANYYLVFTGALVIFLMLLRIVNSPFGRVLQAIRENDFRTEAIGYRVVYYRTAATCLSAVAAALAGSLFAIWLRYVGPDTTLSFEIMIDILLMVVIGGMGTMYGAVVGATLFVLAQSYLQSLMGAASEALAGVPLLPVLLNPDRWLLWLGILFVLSVYFFPSGIVGRLREGRTR, translated from the coding sequence ATGCTGATCAAACTCATCTCCGGCGACCGCCCGCGCAGCCCTGTGCTGGCCTTGGTCCTGCTCGCCATCCTCATCGGCCTCGCCTTCGCACCCTTCCTCTTTCCCGGCACGCGGTCGCTGGATACAGCCGCACGGATCTGCATTTTCATCGTGCTTGTTGCCAGTTACGACCTTTTGCTCGGCTACGCGGGCATCGTGAGCTTCGCCCATACAATGTTCTTCGGCATGGGCGCCTACGGCGTGGCGCTCGCCAGCTTGCACATGGGGCGAGGTTTCGATGCGCTGCTCGTGGGGACGCTCTCGGGCGCGCTGGTGGCGGCCTTCTTCGCCCTGCTGATCGGGCTGTTCTCCCTGCGAGTGCGCGCGATCTTCTTCGCCATGATCACCCTTGCCGTGGCCTCCGCCGTGGCGGTGCTGGTGAGCCAGCTGTCGGGCCTCACCGGGGGCGAAGACGGGCTGAACTACAAGATCCCGCGCGCGCTGACCTCCGCGCAGAAATACATGGATGAAAAGCTCTTCGGCGTCACCATCAACGGCAAGATCGCCAATTATTACCTCGTCTTTACAGGGGCTTTGGTAATCTTCCTCATGTTGCTGCGCATCGTGAACTCCCCCTTCGGACGCGTGCTTCAGGCCATCCGGGAGAACGACTTCCGTACTGAGGCGATTGGCTACCGGGTCGTCTACTACCGCACCGCGGCCACCTGCCTGTCGGCTGTGGCCGCCGCGCTGGCCGGGTCGCTCTTCGCGATTTGGCTGCGTTACGTCGGGCCCGATACCACGCTGTCCTTCGAGATCATGATCGACATCCTGCTGATGGTGGTGATCGGGGGCATGGGCACGATGTATGGCGCGGTGGTCGGCGCGACGCTTTTCGTGCTGGCACAAAGCTACCTGCAGTCGCTGATGGGCGCGGCCTCCGAGGCGCTCGCCGGGGTGCCGCTGCTGCCCGTGCTGCTCAACCCGGACCGCTGGCTGCTCTGGCTCGGCATCCTCTTCGTGCTCAGCGTCTATTTCTTCCCCTCCGGAATCGTCGGCCGCCTGCGCGAAGGGCGCACCCGGTGA
- a CDS encoding branched-chain amino acid ABC transporter permease — protein MSAAPDHTPTFAQTSLTDRLGKAMPLLLVPVLALLGFLAIPATSSWLTLTVSGLAMGMMIFIMASGMTLVFGLMDVINFGHGAFISVGAFVGISVLLAMGSLTASPSLFLNLSVLLLAVLAAMLATGALGWAFEKVIVEPVYGAHLKQILVTMGGLIIIEQLIVMLWGPEEIFLTRPEALKGAITFAGAAIEKYRLVAVGFGLILFLAMRYVLRATKIGLIVRAGVENGEMVEALGYRLRIVFIGVFIAGSALAGLGGVMWGLYQEVITAHMGANIMVLVFIVVIIGGLGSVEGCFIGALLVGLLQNYVAFLEPKLALISNIGLMVAILMWRPQGMMPVVKAK, from the coding sequence ATGAGCGCCGCCCCCGATCATACCCCGACCTTCGCGCAGACCAGCCTCACTGATCGCCTCGGCAAAGCCATGCCGCTGCTGCTGGTGCCGGTGCTGGCCTTGCTCGGCTTCCTTGCCATTCCGGCCACCTCCTCGTGGCTCACGCTTACCGTCTCGGGCCTCGCCATGGGCATGATGATCTTCATCATGGCCTCGGGCATGACGCTTGTTTTCGGCCTGATGGACGTGATCAACTTCGGCCATGGCGCCTTCATCTCGGTGGGTGCTTTCGTGGGCATCTCCGTGCTGCTCGCCATGGGCAGCCTGACGGCCTCACCTTCGCTTTTCCTCAATCTTTCCGTGCTCTTGCTGGCCGTTCTTGCCGCAATGCTGGCAACGGGGGCCTTGGGCTGGGCCTTTGAAAAGGTGATCGTTGAGCCTGTCTATGGCGCGCACTTGAAGCAGATCCTTGTCACCATGGGCGGGCTGATCATCATCGAACAGCTGATCGTCATGCTCTGGGGCCCGGAAGAGATCTTCCTCACCCGCCCCGAAGCGCTGAAAGGCGCCATCACATTCGCAGGGGCCGCGATCGAGAAATATCGTTTGGTTGCGGTAGGTTTCGGCCTGATCCTCTTCCTCGCCATGCGCTACGTGCTGCGTGCCACCAAGATCGGCCTGATCGTGCGGGCGGGCGTTGAGAACGGCGAAATGGTCGAGGCGCTTGGCTACCGGCTGCGCATCGTCTTCATCGGGGTCTTCATCGCCGGAAGCGCGCTTGCCGGCCTCGGCGGGGTGATGTGGGGCCTCTATCAAGAGGTCATCACCGCCCATATGGGGGCCAACATCATGGTTCTGGTGTTCATCGTGGTGATCATCGGCGGGCTCGGTTCGGTAGAGGGCTGCTTCATCGGAGCACTTCTGGTGGGGCTGCTGCAAAACTACGTGGCCTTCCTGGAACCCAAGCTCGCGCTCATCTCCAATATCGGCCTGATGGTTGCCATCCTGATGTGGCGTCCGCAGGGCATGATGCCTGTCGTGAAGGCGAAGTGA
- a CDS encoding ABC transporter ATP-binding protein: MSDPILRLEGVYTNIAQYHILQGVDLEVPRGQVTMLLGRNGVGKTTTLRTIMGLWKAHQGAILFDGQDIRALPTPVIARSGIGFVPENMGIFTDLTVEENMILAAASGPIKPERLEWIFGAFPPLRTFWKSEAGNLSGGQKQMLSIARAMIEERKLYLIDEPTKGLAPAIIATMAAALRDLKAQGASILLVEQNFAVAKMLGDACVVMDDGRTAWSGPMAELAADAALQERLMGLNMEAS, translated from the coding sequence ATGTCTGATCCGATCCTGCGCCTTGAGGGCGTTTACACCAACATCGCGCAATACCACATCCTGCAAGGGGTGGATCTGGAGGTGCCGCGCGGGCAGGTCACCATGCTGCTGGGCCGCAATGGCGTCGGCAAGACAACGACGCTGCGCACGATCATGGGCCTTTGGAAGGCGCATCAGGGGGCGATCCTGTTTGACGGGCAGGACATCCGCGCGCTGCCGACCCCTGTGATTGCCCGCTCCGGCATCGGATTTGTGCCTGAAAACATGGGGATATTCACCGATCTTACAGTAGAGGAAAACATGATCCTCGCCGCGGCCTCCGGCCCGATCAAGCCGGAGCGGCTGGAGTGGATCTTCGGCGCTTTTCCGCCCCTGCGCACCTTCTGGAAGAGCGAGGCCGGCAACCTTTCGGGCGGGCAGAAGCAGATGCTCTCGATCGCCCGCGCCATGATCGAGGAGCGCAAGCTCTACCTGATCGACGAACCCACCAAGGGGCTCGCCCCCGCCATCATCGCGACTATGGCCGCCGCCCTGCGCGATCTGAAAGCGCAAGGCGCGTCGATCCTGCTGGTGGAACAGAATTTCGCCGTCGCCAAAATGCTGGGCGATGCCTGCGTCGTGATGGACGATGGCCGCACCGCCTGGAGCGGCCCGATGGCAGAGCTTGCCGCAGATGCCGCCCTGCAGGAACGCCTGATGGGCCTGAACATGGAGGCCTCATGA